In the Corynebacterium suedekumii genome, one interval contains:
- a CDS encoding FMN reductase — MRTLTVISSGLSTPSTTRRVADSIAAAVTAAVSARGESLEVEVIELRELVNDLGRSLTTGMSSPALDEVKAKVSASDGLVVVTPVFKASYSGLFKTFFDVLDQDALNGMPVIIAATAGTARHSLVLDYALRPLMTYMRAFVVPTGVFAATDDFGSEDGAGLESRVNRAAGELADQMVASASVGGLGGVTAEGQGVRRRTGVEPGEGFVDFAALLKGHDGQ; from the coding sequence GTGCGTACTCTCACCGTCATCTCCTCCGGCCTGTCCACTCCGTCCACCACCCGCCGGGTGGCCGACTCCATCGCAGCGGCGGTCACCGCCGCGGTCTCCGCCCGCGGGGAGTCCCTGGAGGTGGAGGTCATCGAGCTGCGTGAGCTGGTCAATGACCTCGGTCGCTCGCTGACCACCGGCATGTCCTCCCCCGCCCTCGATGAGGTGAAGGCGAAGGTCTCCGCCTCCGACGGCCTGGTCGTGGTCACTCCGGTGTTCAAGGCGAGCTATTCGGGCCTGTTCAAGACGTTCTTCGACGTGCTCGACCAGGATGCGCTCAACGGCATGCCGGTCATCATCGCGGCGACGGCGGGTACCGCCCGGCATTCGCTGGTCCTGGACTACGCGCTGCGTCCGCTGATGACCTACATGCGTGCGTTCGTCGTCCCCACCGGTGTGTTCGCCGCGACCGATGACTTCGGTTCCGAGGACGGTGCCGGCCTGGAGTCCCGGGTCAACCGTGCCGCGGGTGAGCTCGCCGATCAGATGGTGGCCTCCGCCAGCGTCGGCGGCCTCGGTGGGGTCACCGCCGAGGGCCAGGGTGTGCGCCGACGCACGGGTGTGGAGCCCGGCGAGGGTTTCGTCGATTTCGCCGCCCTGTTAAAGGGCCACGACGGCCAGTAG
- a CDS encoding L-serine ammonia-lyase yields MTISVLDLFSVGIGPSSSHTVGPMRAAGAWVEQQGGLPDHVDIILHGSLAATGAGHGTDRAILLGLVGWTPTTVPADADPPLGAQIPAAGEFTGPAGTISYRLTFDPTPVAEHPNCVAFNGDRFFSVGGGFILSQAEFDARSTTGLPSGAATAAPTGEVPYPFTSAQDLLAHCAREKLTVAELMRHNENALRPGVDQHLDEVWMTMRQCVTAGIATSGLLPGGLGVVRRAPGLYAQLIGQSEGNYDGGLGAIEWVNLYALAVNEENAAGGRIVTAPTNGAAGIIPAVMHYARDFLPEFSREDARDFLLVAGAIGIIIKENASISGAEVGCQGEVGSASAMAAAGLCAILGGSTAQVENAAEIALEHNLGLTCDPVGGLVQIPCIERNAIGAVKSINAARLARLGNGTNRVTLDEVVATMAETGRDMMTKYKETSTGGLAVNLGLPVNITEC; encoded by the coding sequence ATGACCATCAGCGTCCTGGACCTGTTCAGCGTCGGTATCGGACCCTCCTCCTCCCATACGGTCGGTCCCATGCGGGCCGCCGGCGCCTGGGTGGAGCAGCAGGGTGGCCTGCCGGACCACGTGGACATCATTCTCCACGGATCACTGGCTGCCACGGGCGCCGGTCACGGCACCGACCGGGCCATTCTTCTCGGTCTCGTCGGGTGGACACCGACGACCGTGCCCGCTGACGCGGATCCCCCGCTCGGCGCCCAGATCCCGGCCGCGGGGGAGTTCACCGGCCCAGCCGGGACGATCAGCTATCGGCTGACCTTCGACCCGACACCGGTGGCGGAACACCCCAACTGTGTCGCCTTCAACGGCGACCGTTTCTTCTCCGTCGGCGGCGGTTTCATCCTCTCGCAGGCGGAGTTCGACGCCCGCTCCACCACCGGCCTACCCTCCGGCGCCGCCACCGCCGCCCCGACCGGGGAGGTGCCGTACCCCTTCACGAGCGCGCAGGATCTGCTGGCCCACTGCGCGCGGGAGAAGCTCACCGTCGCAGAACTGATGCGCCACAACGAGAACGCCCTGCGCCCCGGAGTGGACCAGCACCTCGACGAGGTGTGGATGACCATGCGCCAGTGCGTCACCGCCGGCATCGCCACCAGCGGGTTGCTGCCCGGCGGGCTCGGTGTCGTCCGACGCGCGCCGGGCCTGTACGCCCAGCTCATCGGCCAGTCCGAGGGAAACTACGACGGCGGGCTGGGCGCGATTGAGTGGGTCAATCTCTACGCTCTGGCGGTCAACGAGGAGAATGCGGCCGGCGGGCGGATCGTCACCGCGCCCACGAACGGTGCGGCCGGGATCATTCCTGCCGTCATGCACTACGCGCGGGACTTCCTGCCCGAGTTCTCCCGGGAAGATGCCCGGGATTTCCTGCTCGTGGCCGGGGCAATCGGGATCATCATCAAGGAGAACGCCTCGATCTCGGGTGCGGAGGTCGGCTGCCAAGGTGAGGTGGGGTCCGCTTCCGCGATGGCCGCGGCGGGCCTGTGCGCCATCCTCGGTGGCAGCACGGCTCAGGTCGAGAACGCCGCCGAGATCGCCCTGGAGCACAACCTCGGCCTGACCTGTGACCCGGTCGGTGGGCTCGTGCAGATCCCCTGCATCGAGCGCAACGCCATCGGCGCGGTGAAGTCCATCAACGCCGCCCGCCTGGCCCGGCTGGGCAACGGCACCAACCGGGTCACCCTCGACGAGGTCGTGGCCACGATGGCCGAGACCGGTCGCGACATGATGACCAAGTACAAGGAGACCTCCACCGGAGGGCTGGCCGTCAACCTCGGCCTGCCCGTCAACATCACGGAGTGCTGA
- a CDS encoding glycerol-3-phosphate dehydrogenase/oxidase, whose translation MSVLGQPVSGRYDVAVIGGGISGVQIARHAAGRGLRTVLFERDDFGSGTSAATTKAIHGGLRYLEQYDFGVVAESVSERRYLGLAAPHLVQPRSFLLTAYDWSAPPAPVLGAGVALYEAMALRRNVGVPKDIRSPRFRWVGKKALLKQVPWLTPEGLTGAWRHDDTLNIHPERLLLAILQSFVADAGTAVNHAPVTGLLRDAAGTVRGVQVTGDTDIEATVVINAAGPWVAAALGDLAEPAGVRVKQAKGVHLVTRDLGGRDGVFVRGRNGRHIVVNPWEGKTLVGPTDTAMAGSADDAVADVDDINLLRETIDSVSATPLTREDVESTIVGVRPLVDDGSDTYTSSRRFDIRDHADGGLPGLYTVTGGKWTTGRAMGEKVMDTVIRAQRDQLPPTRDFDSRHLGLSTSFGDYDTVAAAFEAAAARRPEAGLPRETRIHLARLYGTAHEQVLRLVTEHPELAERVDGSDDILAQAVYAVTEEAAENLTDVLDRRLTVGTLGLVSEQAVNQVAGTIAPLLGWDDATRDGQAQAYLAQLAGETAVIDDAFRSTPPTR comes from the coding sequence GTGAGCGTCCTCGGCCAGCCCGTCAGCGGGCGTTATGATGTCGCCGTCATCGGCGGCGGCATCTCCGGCGTCCAGATCGCCCGCCACGCCGCCGGACGTGGCCTGCGCACCGTCCTGTTCGAACGCGACGACTTCGGCTCCGGCACCTCCGCCGCCACCACCAAGGCCATCCACGGCGGCCTGCGCTACCTCGAGCAGTACGACTTCGGCGTCGTCGCCGAGTCCGTGAGCGAACGCCGCTATCTCGGCCTCGCCGCCCCGCACCTTGTGCAGCCGCGCAGTTTCCTGCTCACCGCCTATGACTGGTCCGCTCCTCCGGCACCGGTCCTCGGTGCGGGAGTCGCCCTCTACGAGGCGATGGCCCTGCGCCGCAACGTCGGCGTGCCCAAGGACATCCGCTCGCCCCGCTTCCGTTGGGTGGGCAAGAAGGCGCTACTCAAGCAGGTTCCGTGGCTCACCCCCGAGGGCTTGACCGGTGCGTGGCGCCACGACGACACCCTCAACATCCACCCCGAGCGCCTCCTGTTGGCCATTCTGCAGAGCTTCGTCGCCGACGCCGGCACCGCCGTCAACCATGCGCCGGTCACCGGTCTGCTCCGCGACGCCGCCGGCACCGTCCGCGGCGTGCAGGTCACCGGCGACACCGACATCGAGGCCACCGTGGTCATCAACGCCGCGGGCCCGTGGGTCGCCGCCGCCCTCGGCGATCTCGCCGAACCCGCCGGCGTCCGGGTGAAGCAGGCCAAGGGCGTCCACCTGGTCACCCGTGACCTGGGCGGGCGCGACGGCGTGTTCGTGCGCGGGCGCAACGGACGCCACATCGTGGTCAACCCCTGGGAGGGCAAGACCCTCGTCGGGCCGACGGACACCGCGATGGCGGGCAGCGCCGACGACGCCGTCGCCGACGTCGACGACATCAACCTGCTGCGCGAGACCATCGACTCCGTCTCCGCGACGCCGCTGACCCGGGAGGACGTCGAATCCACCATCGTCGGCGTGCGCCCGCTCGTCGACGACGGCTCCGACACCTACACCTCCTCCCGCCGCTTCGACATCCGCGACCACGCCGACGGCGGGCTGCCCGGCCTCTACACCGTCACCGGCGGCAAGTGGACCACGGGGCGGGCGATGGGGGAGAAGGTCATGGACACGGTGATCAGGGCACAGCGCGACCAGCTGCCACCGACCCGCGACTTCGACTCCCGTCACCTCGGCCTGTCGACCTCCTTCGGCGACTACGACACCGTCGCCGCCGCCTTCGAGGCCGCCGCCGCCCGCCGGCCTGAGGCCGGCCTGCCGCGGGAGACCCGCATCCATCTCGCCCGGCTCTACGGCACCGCCCACGAACAGGTCCTGCGTCTGGTCACGGAGCATCCGGAGCTGGCTGAGCGCGTCGACGGCAGCGATGACATCCTCGCCCAGGCCGTGTACGCGGTGACCGAGGAGGCCGCCGAGAACCTCACGGACGTCCTCGACCGGCGGCTGACCGTGGGCACCCTCGGATTGGTCTCCGAGCAGGCCGTGAATCAGGTGGCGGGCACCATCGCTCCGTTGCTGGGCTGGGACGACGCCACCCGCGACGGCCAGGCGCAGGCGTACCTGGCTCAGCTGGCCGGTGAGACGGCCGTCATCGACGACGCTTTTCGCTCCACGCCGCCCACGCGATAG
- the mtnC gene encoding acireductone synthase, translating into MVLDIEGTTSSTWFVHDTLYPYSRERFAAILSRRDRHPDVERARTQIVEEAGLAGDAGVEKLVAALEGWLDNDEKRTPLKTLQGLIWAEGFAAGELTSHFYPDAIPAIRRWHEQGIGLQIFSSGSVNAQTSWFGNTPDGDLLPLFSGHFDTENVGPKKLAASYATIREEIGVPAEQLLFFSDLVEELDAARADGWGTVGVRREGDQYFDRGVGEHPEIASFDEVEFR; encoded by the coding sequence ATCGTCCTCGACATCGAGGGCACCACGTCCTCGACGTGGTTCGTCCACGACACCCTCTACCCCTACTCCCGGGAGCGTTTCGCCGCGATCCTGTCGCGCCGTGACCGGCACCCGGACGTCGAACGCGCCCGCACGCAGATCGTCGAGGAGGCGGGACTGGCGGGGGACGCGGGCGTCGAGAAGCTCGTCGCGGCCCTCGAGGGCTGGCTGGACAACGACGAGAAACGCACACCGCTGAAGACCCTGCAGGGTCTGATCTGGGCGGAGGGTTTCGCGGCAGGGGAGCTGACCTCGCACTTCTACCCGGACGCGATTCCCGCGATCCGGCGCTGGCACGAGCAGGGCATCGGGCTGCAGATCTTCTCCTCCGGCTCTGTCAACGCGCAGACCTCCTGGTTCGGCAACACCCCCGACGGGGACCTGCTGCCGCTGTTCTCCGGCCACTTCGACACCGAGAACGTCGGCCCGAAGAAACTCGCCGCCTCCTACGCCACCATCCGCGAGGAGATCGGGGTGCCGGCGGAGCAGCTGCTGTTCTTCTCCGACCTCGTCGAGGAACTCGACGCGGCCCGTGCGGACGGCTGGGGCACCGTCGGCGTGCGCCGCGAGGGCGACCAGTACTTCGACCGCGGCGTGGGCGAGCACCCCGAGATCGCCTCCTTCGACGAGGTGGAGTTCCGGTGA
- a CDS encoding 1,2-dihydroxy-3-keto-5-methylthiopentene dioxygenase: MTLLYKWNATAPDVELLRTDNPTEIAAELQTLGVRYDRWATKELADDADQDAVLAAYAEEVRRISEEENFVTVDVARLRDTGQPDFAATAKGAREKFLDEHTHADDEVRFFVEGSGTFYLHIDDTVYGVVCEAGDLLSVPEGATHWFDMGVNDPQFCAIRFFHDGEGWVGDFTGRRSPPPSPATTNSSPESSTHDHPAPPQRHRPRHRGHHVLDVVRPRHPLPLLPGAFRRDPVAP, from the coding sequence ATGACCCTGCTGTACAAGTGGAACGCCACCGCCCCCGACGTCGAACTGCTGCGCACCGACAACCCCACCGAGATCGCCGCCGAACTGCAGACCCTGGGCGTGCGCTACGACCGGTGGGCCACCAAGGAGCTCGCCGACGACGCCGACCAGGACGCCGTCCTCGCCGCCTACGCCGAGGAGGTGCGCAGGATCAGCGAGGAGGAGAACTTCGTCACCGTCGACGTCGCCCGCCTCCGCGACACCGGCCAGCCCGACTTCGCCGCCACGGCGAAGGGTGCCCGGGAGAAGTTCCTCGACGAACACACCCACGCCGACGACGAGGTCCGCTTCTTCGTCGAGGGCTCCGGCACCTTCTACCTGCACATCGACGACACCGTCTACGGTGTCGTCTGCGAGGCCGGCGACCTGCTCTCCGTCCCCGAGGGAGCCACCCACTGGTTCGACATGGGGGTCAATGACCCGCAGTTCTGCGCCATCCGCTTCTTCCATGACGGCGAGGGCTGGGTCGGCGACTTCACAGGGAGAAGATCTCCGCCTCCTTCCCCGGCCACGACGAACTCATCGCCGGAAAGTAGCACCCATGATCACCCTGCCCCGCCCCAGCGTCATCGTCCTCGACATCGAGGGCACCACGTCCTCGACGTGGTTCGTCCACGACACCCTCTACCCCTACTCCCGGGAGCGTTTCGCCGCGATCCTGTCGCGCCGTGA
- a CDS encoding xylulokinase yields MTVTVGVDVGTQGSKAGVYTADGVQVGKAYAPHTIDYLGPGRAEMDVEHLVTAAFAAIADALDDAVAAGIHRSEVAGIALSGILVGQVLLDEDGQILHPVITSLDTRAEGHAAAAARDLEPLWLTESGTSTLDAYAAPFQLQWIRDHRPEVFDRVARSVSVAPYVSARLAGLTQQEMVTDPTHVSGWMVGWDYATGDFSPRQFAAFGLPTDILPRVVPSDSVIGHVTAEAADRTGLPEGTPVIAGAGDVMQSTLATGMTDTGQATDSAGTTSILTVGVDGIIPEVTDMPGMLFSLGTLPGQAIYWGYIRAGGLSLRWFRDHVARLDGDDSIYATFDALAEQVAPGSDGVLFLPYLAGGNPDSPHASGTWLGMDSGTDTARLWRSALEAVAFEYAATLGVVERGGVDLSEVLVTGGGAGSTVWNQIKADVTGVPWRRPHRVDGPPLANAALVNQALGLTSDMAAQLADWTSGGETVTTDEDAHEIYRRAAEIRTRLLAGPMQEVFASVRQLRHL; encoded by the coding sequence ATGACCGTCACCGTCGGAGTGGATGTCGGAACGCAGGGCAGCAAGGCGGGGGTGTACACCGCCGACGGGGTGCAGGTGGGTAAGGCGTATGCCCCGCACACCATCGACTACCTCGGCCCCGGCCGCGCGGAGATGGACGTTGAGCACCTTGTCACCGCTGCCTTCGCCGCCATCGCGGACGCGCTCGATGACGCCGTCGCCGCCGGAATCCACCGCTCCGAGGTCGCCGGCATCGCCCTGTCCGGCATCCTCGTCGGCCAGGTCCTGCTTGACGAGGACGGCCAGATCCTCCACCCGGTGATCACCAGCCTGGACACCCGCGCCGAGGGGCATGCCGCGGCCGCCGCCCGCGACCTGGAACCGCTGTGGCTCACCGAGTCCGGTACCTCCACCCTCGACGCCTACGCCGCCCCCTTCCAGCTGCAGTGGATCCGCGACCACCGCCCCGAGGTGTTCGACCGCGTCGCCCGTAGCGTCTCCGTGGCGCCCTATGTCTCCGCGCGGCTGGCCGGCCTGACCCAGCAGGAGATGGTCACCGACCCCACCCACGTCTCCGGGTGGATGGTCGGCTGGGACTACGCCACCGGTGACTTCTCCCCACGCCAGTTCGCCGCCTTCGGCCTGCCCACCGACATCCTTCCCCGGGTCGTCCCCTCCGACAGCGTCATCGGTCACGTCACCGCCGAGGCCGCCGACCGGACCGGCCTGCCCGAGGGCACCCCCGTCATCGCCGGCGCCGGGGATGTCATGCAGTCCACCCTGGCCACCGGCATGACCGACACCGGCCAGGCCACCGACTCGGCCGGTACGACAAGCATCCTCACCGTCGGCGTCGACGGGATCATCCCCGAGGTCACCGACATGCCCGGCATGCTCTTCAGCCTGGGCACCCTGCCGGGGCAGGCCATCTACTGGGGGTACATCCGCGCCGGCGGGCTCTCCCTGCGCTGGTTCCGCGACCACGTGGCCCGCCTGGACGGGGACGACTCCATCTACGCCACCTTCGACGCACTCGCCGAGCAGGTCGCCCCCGGCTCGGACGGTGTGCTCTTCCTGCCGTACCTGGCCGGCGGCAACCCGGACAGCCCGCATGCCTCCGGTACCTGGCTCGGCATGGATTCCGGCACCGACACCGCCCGCCTGTGGCGCAGCGCCCTCGAGGCCGTCGCCTTCGAGTACGCCGCCACCCTGGGGGTCGTCGAACGCGGCGGCGTCGACCTCTCCGAAGTCCTGGTCACCGGTGGTGGGGCGGGGAGTACGGTGTGGAATCAGATCAAGGCGGACGTCACCGGCGTGCCGTGGCGGCGACCCCACCGCGTCGACGGCCCACCCCTGGCCAATGCCGCGCTGGTCAACCAGGCCCTCGGGCTCACCTCGGACATGGCGGCCCAGCTCGCCGACTGGACCTCCGGTGGGGAGACCGTCACAACGGACGAGGACGCCCACGAGATCTACCGGCGGGCCGCCGAGATCCGCACCCGGCTGCTCGCCGGGCCGATGCAGGAGGTCTTCGCCTCCGTCCGCCAACTTCGACACCTCTAG
- the hisS gene encoding histidine--tRNA ligase: MSEKKFQALSAPKGVPDYVPPVSPVFLKVRDTLIHQAHLAGFQHIELPIFEDTALFARGVGESTDVVSKEMYTFADRGDRSVTLRPEGTAGVMRAVIEHNLDRGQLPVKLNYAGPFFRYERPQAGRYRQLQQVGVEAIGVDDPALDAEIVALADRSYRSLGLTGFRLELTSLGDHTCRPAYREKLQQFLFTLPLDEETRKRAELNPLRVLDDKRPEVQEMTADAPLMLDHLSAESREHFETVTGLLDDMSVPYVINPRMVRGLDYYTKTCFEFVHDGLGAQSGIGGGGRYDGLMAQLGGQDLSGIGYGLGVDRTVLALEAEGVVLDGVDRRVDVYGVALGAEAKRRMARLINDLRAAGIAVDMSYGDRGLKGAMKGADRAGARFALVLGESELADGQVQVKDLGSHDQAGVALDEVVAELGRRLT, translated from the coding sequence GTGAGTGAGAAGAAGTTTCAGGCCCTGTCCGCACCCAAGGGTGTCCCGGACTACGTCCCCCCGGTGTCCCCGGTGTTCCTCAAGGTGCGCGACACCCTGATCCACCAGGCCCACCTGGCCGGCTTCCAGCACATCGAGCTGCCGATCTTCGAGGACACCGCCCTGTTCGCCCGCGGCGTCGGCGAGTCCACGGACGTGGTGAGCAAGGAGATGTACACCTTCGCCGACCGGGGCGACCGCTCCGTCACCCTGCGTCCCGAGGGCACCGCAGGTGTCATGCGCGCGGTCATCGAGCACAACCTCGACCGGGGCCAGCTGCCCGTCAAGCTCAACTACGCGGGCCCTTTCTTCCGTTATGAGCGTCCCCAGGCCGGCCGCTACCGCCAGCTGCAGCAGGTCGGCGTCGAGGCGATCGGTGTCGATGACCCGGCCCTCGACGCCGAGATCGTCGCACTGGCCGACCGCTCCTACCGTTCCCTCGGCCTGACCGGATTCCGCCTGGAACTGACCAGCCTGGGTGACCACACCTGCCGCCCCGCCTACCGGGAGAAGCTGCAGCAGTTTCTCTTCACCCTGCCCCTCGACGAGGAGACCCGCAAACGCGCGGAGCTCAACCCGCTGCGCGTGCTCGACGACAAGCGCCCGGAGGTCCAGGAGATGACCGCCGACGCCCCGCTCATGCTCGACCACCTCTCGGCCGAGTCCCGCGAGCACTTCGAGACCGTCACCGGGCTTCTCGACGACATGTCCGTCCCCTACGTGATCAACCCCCGCATGGTCCGTGGCCTGGACTACTACACCAAGACCTGCTTCGAGTTCGTCCACGACGGCCTCGGCGCCCAGTCCGGCATCGGCGGCGGCGGCCGCTACGACGGCCTCATGGCACAGCTCGGCGGGCAGGACCTGTCCGGCATCGGCTACGGCCTCGGCGTCGACCGCACCGTCCTGGCACTCGAGGCCGAGGGCGTGGTCCTCGACGGCGTGGACCGTCGCGTCGACGTCTACGGGGTCGCCCTCGGTGCGGAGGCCAAGAGGCGCATGGCCCGGCTCATCAACGACCTGCGTGCCGCCGGCATCGCCGTCGACATGTCCTACGGCGACCGCGGCCTCAAGGGCGCGATGAAGGGCGCGGACCGCGCCGGTGCCCGTTTCGCCCTCGTCCTCGGCGAGTCCGAACTTGCCGACGGCCAGGTCCAGGTCAAGGACCTCGGCTCCCATGACCAGGCGGGCGTCGCACTCGACGAGGTCGTCGCGGAGCTGGGTCGCCGCCTGACCTAG
- a CDS encoding MBL fold metallo-hydrolase, whose translation MQLYGFAAGPYQTNCYLLAGDGSAVVIDPGMHTHDRVVDLLEEHGLELEAVVLTHGHIDHTRDAGQLARRFSVPVYIHPADAFMLEGGEGVSPQSQILFDAANMTPVSDLRSLQDGQRVTLAGVDTLVRHAPGHSPGSVLLIADEFAFTGDVLFQGSIGRTDLPHSDPAAMDASLRGPVWEMADALQLLPGHGGVTSMRAERSGNPFLRNLR comes from the coding sequence ATGCAGCTCTACGGTTTCGCCGCGGGCCCGTACCAGACCAACTGTTACCTGTTGGCCGGGGACGGGTCCGCGGTGGTCATTGACCCCGGCATGCACACCCACGACCGGGTGGTCGACCTGCTCGAGGAGCACGGCCTGGAGCTGGAGGCGGTCGTGCTCACCCACGGCCACATCGACCACACCCGGGACGCGGGCCAGCTGGCGCGCCGGTTCTCGGTGCCGGTGTACATCCACCCCGCCGACGCGTTCATGCTCGAGGGCGGGGAGGGGGTGTCACCGCAGTCGCAGATTCTTTTCGACGCCGCGAACATGACGCCCGTCAGCGACCTGCGGTCGCTGCAGGACGGGCAGAGAGTGACCCTCGCTGGCGTCGATACGCTCGTGCGCCATGCCCCGGGGCATTCCCCCGGCAGCGTGCTGCTCATCGCCGACGAGTTCGCCTTCACCGGTGACGTGCTGTTCCAGGGGTCGATCGGGCGCACCGACCTGCCGCACTCCGACCCGGCCGCGATGGACGCCAGTCTGCGCGGGCCCGTGTGGGAGATGGCGGATGCGCTGCAACTGCTGCCCGGCCACGGCGGGGTCACCTCCATGCGGGCTGAGCGATCCGGCAACCCCTTCCTGCGGAACCTCCGGTGA
- the tpx gene encoding thiol peroxidase translates to MANVTFKNNATTTVGELPQVGDQLPDFTVVGTDLADVTPGDFAGKRVVLNIFPSLDTGVCAASVREFNERATSLDNTVVLNVSKDLPFAQERFCAAEGIENAIAASAFRSSFGEDFGVTLQGSPLEGLLARSVVVADENGKVIYTQLVEEITDEPDYDAAVNAL, encoded by the coding sequence ATGGCTAACGTAACCTTCAAGAACAACGCAACCACCACCGTCGGCGAGCTTCCCCAGGTGGGGGACCAGCTCCCTGACTTCACCGTGGTCGGCACCGATCTCGCGGACGTCACCCCGGGTGACTTCGCCGGCAAGCGGGTCGTGCTCAACATCTTCCCCTCCCTGGACACCGGCGTGTGCGCGGCGTCCGTCCGTGAGTTCAACGAGCGGGCGACTTCCCTGGACAACACCGTCGTCCTCAACGTCTCCAAGGACCTGCCCTTCGCCCAGGAGCGTTTCTGCGCCGCCGAGGGCATCGAGAACGCGATTGCCGCCTCCGCGTTCCGTTCCTCCTTCGGTGAGGACTTCGGCGTGACCCTGCAGGGTTCCCCGCTGGAGGGCCTGCTCGCCCGCTCCGTCGTCGTCGCCGACGAGAACGGCAAGGTCATCTACACCCAGCTGGTCGAGGAGATCACCGACGAGCCGGACTACGACGCCGCCGTCAACGCCCTCTAG
- a CDS encoding peptidylprolyl isomerase codes for MTSNKKRGEDALAQLDRELKSRDRAEKSKPIKVALAAAVAIVVIVAGIWFLATRSSDEEITASEESTEATTPETPEMEPLAMTRAQPLPETVTCEYPEAGEASRDAGTPPTENIPTTGTLNVTLATNQGEIGMELDRTTAPCTVNAIEHLVDNGYYDDTVCHRLTTSGIFVLQCGDPSGAGSGGPGFQFANEYPTDELEGEATSPVIYPRGSIAMANAGADTNGSQFFLNYEDSPLAPNYTYFGQISEEGLATLDGIAETGVEGGAGDGAPAEEVRIETASLT; via the coding sequence GTGACCAGCAACAAGAAACGCGGCGAGGACGCCCTCGCCCAGCTCGACCGCGAACTCAAGTCCCGCGACCGCGCCGAAAAGTCCAAGCCCATCAAGGTCGCCCTGGCCGCAGCCGTGGCCATCGTGGTCATCGTCGCCGGCATCTGGTTCCTGGCCACCCGCTCCTCCGACGAGGAGATCACCGCCTCCGAGGAGTCGACCGAGGCCACCACCCCGGAGACCCCGGAGATGGAGCCGCTGGCCATGACCCGCGCGCAGCCCCTGCCGGAGACCGTCACCTGCGAGTACCCGGAAGCGGGCGAGGCCTCCCGCGACGCCGGCACCCCGCCGACCGAGAACATCCCCACCACCGGCACGCTCAACGTCACCCTGGCCACCAACCAGGGTGAGATCGGCATGGAGCTCGACCGCACCACCGCCCCCTGCACCGTCAACGCCATCGAGCACCTGGTGGACAACGGCTACTACGACGACACCGTCTGCCACCGCCTGACCACCTCCGGCATCTTCGTCCTCCAGTGCGGTGACCCGTCCGGCGCCGGCTCCGGTGGCCCGGGCTTCCAGTTCGCCAACGAGTACCCGACCGACGAGCTCGAGGGCGAGGCCACCTCCCCGGTCATCTACCCGCGCGGTTCCATCGCCATGGCGAACGCGGGTGCCGACACCAACGGTTCCCAGTTCTTCCTCAACTACGAGGACTCTCCCCTGGCCCCGAACTACACCTACTTCGGCCAGATCTCCGAGGAGGGCCTGGCCACCCTCGACGGCATCGCCGAGACCGGTGTCGAGGGCGGTGCCGGTGACGGTGCCCCCGCCGAGGAGGTCCGCATCGAGACCGCCTCCCTGACTTAA
- a CDS encoding DUF421 domain-containing protein, giving the protein MDFLITELSIEPRRIPVVVLSAIGIYLGFMVLVKIFGSRVLSSMTASDAVVVIMFGAVGGRVILGHPPTLAAGLIGLFTLMLLEAAFGTLRRYTGWGRRLDRSPVLVVADGQLLPENMRRCHVSRTDVYSAVRRAGLGSLDGVQAMILEPTGTLSIIRTGQPLDRDVLRNVRGADRLG; this is encoded by the coding sequence GTGGACTTCCTGATCACTGAACTCAGCATCGAACCCCGGCGGATTCCGGTCGTCGTCCTCTCTGCGATCGGGATCTATCTCGGATTCATGGTCCTGGTGAAGATCTTCGGCTCCCGGGTCTTGAGCTCCATGACGGCCTCCGACGCCGTCGTGGTCATCATGTTCGGTGCTGTGGGCGGGCGTGTCATCCTCGGCCACCCGCCGACCCTCGCCGCCGGCCTCATCGGACTGTTCACCCTCATGCTTCTCGAAGCCGCCTTCGGCACCCTCCGCCGCTACACCGGGTGGGGCAGGCGCCTGGACCGCAGCCCCGTCCTCGTCGTCGCCGACGGACAGCTCCTGCCGGAGAACATGCGACGCTGCCACGTCAGTCGCACCGACGTCTACTCCGCGGTGCGCCGTGCCGGCCTGGGCAGCCTCGACGGTGTCCAGGCGATGATCCTCGAACCCACCGGCACTCTCTCCATCATCAGGACCGGTCAACCGCTGGACAGGGACGTACTCCGCAACGTTCGTGGGGCCGACCGCCTGGGCTGA